The Suncus etruscus isolate mSunEtr1 chromosome 7, mSunEtr1.pri.cur, whole genome shotgun sequence genome includes a window with the following:
- the LOC126013993 gene encoding N-alpha-acetyltransferase 25, NatB auxiliary subunit-like, which yields MATRGHVQDPNDRRLRPIYDYLDNGNNKMAIHQADKLLKKHKDLHCAKVLKAIGLQRTGKQEEAFTLAQEVAALEPTDDNSLQALTILYREMHRPELVTKLYEAAVKKVPNSEEYHSHLFMAYARVGEYKKMQQAGMALYKIVPKNPYYFWSVMSLIMQSISAQDENLSKTMFLPLAERMVEKMVKEDKIEAEAEVELYYMILERLGKYQEALDVIRGKLGEKLTSELQSRENKCMAMYKKLSRWPECNALSRCLLLKNSDDWQFYLTYFDSVFRLIEGAWTPPAAGEHSLEGEVHYSAEEAVKFIEDRITEESKSSRHLRGPHLAKLELIRRLRRQGFNDEYKLDDPEELMFQYFKKFGDKPCCFTDLKVFVDLLPATQCTKFINQLLGVVPLSTPTEDKLALPVDIRALQQHLCVVQLTRLLGLYHTINKNQKLDVVRELMLRYQHGLEFGKSCLKTELQISDYYCLLAVHVLIDIWRETGDETTVWQALNLLEEGLTHSPSNAQFKLLLVRIYCMLGAFEPVVDLYSSLDAKHIQHDTIGYLLTQYAESLGQYAAAAQSCTFALRFFHSNQKDTSEYIIQAYKYGAFEKIPEFIAFRNRLNNSLHFAQVRTERMLLDLLLEANLSTSLAESIKSMNLRPEEDDIPWEFLRDNRDLNVFFSWDPKDRDVSEEHKRLSLEEETMWLRIRSLTLRLLSALPSLDHPVESKNSEKTTENGVASGIDILRLLLQQLEAALDKGKRFLEREIQYPFLGPVPTRMAGFFSSGCALCQTSSFYLLSDIYELDANGLEDTTEIQDRVENRLKSLLEQLKDVFTKCKGDLLEVKDGTLKTQPALLENLVFFVETISIILWVSSYCESVLRPYKLNLQKKKKKKKESSLVMPPVFTSFQDYVTGLQTLISNVVDHIKGLEAHLIALKLEELILEDSSLSQKEKKFSKTVQGKVQSSYLHSLLEIGELLKKRLETTKKLKI from the coding sequence ATGGCGACGCGGGGCCATGTGCAGGACCCTAACGACAGGCGCCTCCGGCCCATTTACGATTATCTTGATAATGGTAACAACAAAATGGCCATTCATCAAGCGGATAAATTGTTGAAGAAGCATAAAGATCTTCATTGTGCGAAGGTTTTAAAGGCCATTGGCTTACAGAGAACTGGAAAGCAAGAGGAGGCCTTCACCTTGGCTCAGGAAGTGGCGGCCCTGGAGCCCACGGATGACAACTCACTGCAAGCACTGACTATCCTCTACAGGGAAATGCACCGACCGGAGCTAGTCACGAAACTTTATGAGGCAGCTGTGAAGAAAGTTCCCAACAGCGAGGAGTATCACTCTCACCTCTTCATGGCCTATGCCAGAGTTGGCGAGTACAAGAAAATGCAACAGGCTGGCATGGCTCTCTATAAGATCGTTCCCAAAAACCCTTACTACTTTTGGTCTGTGATGAGCTTAATTATGCAGTCCATATCAGCCCAGGATGAAAACCTCTCAAAAACTATGTTTCTCCCACTTGCCGAGAGAATGGTTGAGAAAATGGTGAAAGAAGATAAGATCGAAGCTGAGGCTGAGGTTGAACTTTATTATATGATCTTGGAGCGTTTGGGAAAGTATCAAGAAGCCTTGGATGTCATTAGAGGAAAATTAGGAGAGAAGCTGACCAGTGAGCTCCAGAGCCGGGAAAATAAGTGCATGGCCATGTACAAGAAGCTGAGCAGGTGGCCGGAGTGCAACGCCCTGTCCCGCTGCCTCTTGCTGAAAAACTCAGATGACTGGCAGTTCTATCTGACTTATTTCGATTCTGTCTTTCGACTGATTGAAGGGGCCTGGACCCCTCCTGCTGCAGGCGAACATTCTTTAGAAGGAGAAGTACATTATTCAGCAGAAGAGGCGGTGAAGTTCATAGAAGATCGGATCACAGAAGAATCTAAGAGTTCTCGCCATCTCCGAGGTCCACATCTGGCTAAACTGGAGCTCATCAGACGGCTACGACGACAGGGCTTCAACGACGAATATAAACTGGATGATCCAGAAGAATTAAtgtttcagtattttaaaaagtttggaGATAAACCTTGTTGTTTTACGGATCTCAAGGTGTTTGTTGATCTCTTGCCAGCTACACAATGTACAAAATTTATTAATCAATTACTTGGAGTGGTTCCTTTGTCGACGCCAACAGAGGATAAGTTGGCACTGCCTGTCGACATCCGAGCTCTCCAGCAGCATTTGTGTGTGGTGCAGCTGACGAGGCTGCTTGGCTTGTACCACACgataaacaaaaaccagaaactgGACGTGGTCAGAGAATTGATGTTACGGTACCAGCACGGTCTGGAATTTGGAAAATCCTGTTTGAAAACCGAATTGCAAATTTCAGACTATTACTGTCTCCTTGCTGTCCATGTACTTATTGATATATGGAGAGAAACAGGTGACGAGACTACTGTGTGGCAGGCCCTGAATTTGCTGGAAGAGGGATTGACTCACAGCCCATCCAATGCTCAGTTCAAATTGCTGCTTGTTCGAATCTACTGTATGCTGGGGGCTTTTGAGCCAGTGGTGGACCTCTACTCCAGCCTGGATGCCAAGCATATCCAGCACGACACCATTGGTTACCTTTTGACCCAATACGCAGAGTCCCTAGGTCAGTATGCTGCTGCAGCCCAGTCCTGTACCTTTGCTCTCAGGTTCTTCCACTCCAACCAGAAAGATACCTCAGAATATATTATTCAAGCTTATAAATATGGTGCATTTGAGAAGATACCAGAGTTTATCGCTTTTAGGAACAGGCTGAATAATTCTCTTCATTTTGCACAAGTCCGTACCGAGCGGATGTTACTAGACCTTTTACTTGAAGCAAACCTATCAACCAGCTTAGCAGAAAGTATAAAGTCAATGAATCTTCGGCCTGAAGAAGATGACATTCCATGGGAATTCTTGCGAGACAACAGGgacttaaatgttttctttagctGGGATCCAAAAGACAGGGATGTTTCTGAAGAGCATAAGAGACTCTCTCTGGAAGAGGAAACCATGTGGTTGAGGATTCGTTCCTTAACGCTGAGGCTGCTCAGTGCACTGCCAAGTCTGGACCACCCCGTGGAGTCAAAGAACTCGGAGAAGACTACCGAGAACGGTGTGGCCTCTGGCATTGACATCCTCCGTCTGCTCCTGCAGCAGCTGGAGGCGGCGCTGGACAAGGGAAAGCGGTTTCTAGAGAGGGAAATCCAGTATCCTTTCCTTGGCCCTGTACCTACCAGAATGGCTGGATTTTTCAGTTCTGGCTGTGCCCTCTGTCAGACCAGCTCTTTTTATCTCCTTAGTGATATTTATGAGCTGGATGCCAATGGTTTAGAGGATACAACGGAGATCCAGGATCGAGTAGAAAATAGGCTAAAGTCTTTATTAGAACAATTAAAAGATGTCTTCACTAAGTGTAAAGGTGACCTTTTAGAAGTTAAAGATGGTACCTTGAAAACACAACCCGCGCTTCTAGAAAATCTAGTCTTCTTTGTTGAGACTATTTCTATTATCCTTTGGGTATCTAGTTACTGTGAGAGTGTCCTGCGACCGTATAAACTAAatctacagaaaaagaaaaagaagaaaaaagaaagcagcctTGTCATGCCACCAGTCTTTACCAGTTTTCAAGACTATGTCACTGGGCTTCAGACTCTGATTTCCAATGTTGTGGATCATATTAAAGGGCTTGAAGCACATCTAATTGCACTTAAACTTGAAGAACTTATTTTAGAAGACTCTTCTCTCTCAcagaaggagaaaaaattttcaaagacTGTGCAAGGAAAGGTGCAGAGTAGTTATTTGCACTCACTTCTAGAAATTGGGGAACTGCTGAAAAAAAGACTTGAGACcacaaagaaactgaaaatttaa